Proteins encoded within one genomic window of Saccharopolyspora pogona:
- a CDS encoding LamB/YcsF family protein, translated as MTQPHPTATVTLSLNTDIGEGYGAWVIADDEVLLGLVTDANLACGFHASDPDIMRRTCRTARQRSVAIGAQVGFRDVIGFGRRFIQVPRATLSNDVLYQLGALSAFASAEQAPITFVKVHGALYHAAVQHESYARAIIDAVRDFDPDLPVLCQPGTAFWRAVQDAGLSTVAEGYLDRAYTAEGLLVPRGEPGAVIIDPRVAARRAVQFATERTVTAIDGTVLDMPVASVCVHSDSPGASALAAAAREALEEAGVALRSLSGEVAVVG; from the coding sequence ATGACACAACCGCACCCCACCGCGACAGTGACCCTCTCGTTGAACACCGACATCGGAGAGGGCTACGGCGCATGGGTCATCGCCGACGACGAAGTGCTGCTGGGCCTGGTGACCGATGCCAACCTGGCCTGCGGGTTCCACGCGAGCGATCCGGACATCATGCGGCGCACCTGCCGGACCGCGCGCCAGCGGTCCGTCGCCATCGGCGCGCAAGTGGGTTTCCGGGACGTGATCGGTTTCGGGCGCCGGTTCATCCAGGTGCCCCGCGCGACCTTGAGCAACGACGTGCTCTACCAGCTGGGCGCGCTCTCGGCGTTCGCTTCCGCGGAGCAGGCGCCGATCACGTTCGTGAAGGTCCACGGCGCGCTCTACCACGCCGCCGTGCAGCACGAATCGTATGCCCGGGCGATCATCGACGCGGTGCGGGACTTCGACCCGGACCTGCCTGTGCTCTGCCAGCCCGGCACCGCGTTCTGGCGCGCCGTCCAGGACGCGGGCCTGAGCACGGTCGCCGAAGGCTACCTCGACCGCGCCTACACGGCCGAGGGCCTGCTCGTCCCGCGCGGTGAACCAGGTGCCGTGATCATCGACCCCCGGGTCGCTGCACGCCGGGCGGTGCAGTTCGCCACCGAGCGCACCGTCACCGCGATCGACGGGACGGTGCTCGACATGCCGGTCGCCTCGGTGTGCGTGCACTCCGACTCGCCCGGCGCGTCGGCACTGGCCGCAGCCGCCCGTGAAGCTCTGGAGGAAGCCGGAGTGGCGTTGCGCTCGTTGTCCGGGGAGGTGGCCGTCGTTGGATGA
- a CDS encoding 5-oxoprolinase subunit B family protein: MDEAVTSVQRVGDRGLLVELPPRSDPHRLAAWVRDHPCAPGLTEIIPAARTVFLLGDITALRRIAQAIGATKLPDADERGGKTVVVPVRYDGPDLAAVAERTGLSVREVVKHHSGTEYRVAFFGFAPGQAFFAELPDVLRVPRRPSPRVKVPSGSLAIANEFTVIYPLDSPGGWNLIGTRAGPPLWDARAQPPNSVNVGDRVVFYEVR, translated from the coding sequence TTGGATGAGGCCGTCACCTCGGTGCAACGCGTCGGTGACCGCGGCCTCCTAGTCGAGCTTCCGCCGCGATCCGACCCGCACCGGCTGGCCGCATGGGTGCGCGACCACCCGTGCGCGCCCGGCCTGACCGAGATCATCCCCGCCGCGCGGACGGTTTTCCTGCTCGGTGACATCACCGCGCTGCGCCGGATCGCCCAGGCCATCGGCGCGACGAAGCTGCCCGATGCGGACGAGCGCGGCGGCAAGACGGTGGTCGTCCCAGTCCGATACGACGGGCCCGACCTCGCCGCCGTCGCGGAGCGCACCGGCTTGTCGGTGCGCGAGGTCGTGAAGCACCACTCCGGCACCGAGTACCGGGTCGCCTTCTTCGGGTTCGCCCCCGGGCAGGCGTTCTTCGCGGAGCTCCCCGACGTCCTGCGCGTCCCCCGCAGGCCGAGCCCGCGCGTGAAAGTGCCTTCGGGCAGCCTCGCGATCGCCAACGAGTTCACGGTGATCTACCCCCTGGATTCTCCCGGCGGGTGGAACCTGATCGGCACCCGGGCGGGCCCGCCCCTGTGGGACGCGCGGGCCCAACCGCCGAACTCCGTCAACGTCGGCGATCGCGTGGTCTTCTACGAGGTCCGTTGA
- a CDS encoding 5-oxoprolinase subunit C family protein — protein MEVLATGPQATVQDGGRAGCGHLGVPRAGAMDPLALAQANRLVGNLPDAAAIEFLLGGLAVRFTEPVGFSLAGAPVPAYLGTVPVPRNTWTYARAGDVLTTGQPAYGLWTYLAVAGAIAVLPVLSSRSTDSLSGLGPPPLKLGDVIPIGSCRGTPGTPSDVFVENASASARLDLEIHWGPRDDWFTDEARRTFVTATWLVSTEVNRIAARLTGPRLDQRRHDQLPTEGVHPGSIQVPPSGQPLVFLANHPPTGGYPVIGVVSEPDLGRMAQAAPGTMVTMRVARPRTDLTGRARRGFR, from the coding sequence ATGGAAGTGCTCGCCACCGGTCCGCAGGCGACCGTCCAGGACGGCGGCCGAGCCGGCTGTGGCCACCTCGGCGTGCCCCGCGCCGGAGCGATGGACCCGCTGGCCCTGGCCCAGGCCAACCGCCTGGTCGGAAACCTGCCGGACGCGGCTGCGATCGAGTTCCTGCTGGGCGGGCTCGCGGTCCGGTTCACCGAACCGGTCGGCTTCAGCCTCGCCGGCGCACCGGTGCCCGCCTACCTCGGCACGGTGCCTGTACCGCGGAACACCTGGACCTACGCCCGAGCCGGCGACGTCCTCACCACCGGCCAGCCCGCCTACGGCCTGTGGACCTACCTGGCGGTCGCCGGCGCCATCGCCGTGCTACCGGTGCTGTCGAGCCGGTCGACGGACTCGCTGTCCGGCCTGGGACCTCCCCCGCTGAAGCTCGGCGACGTCATCCCGATCGGATCCTGCCGCGGCACGCCGGGCACGCCGAGCGACGTCTTCGTCGAAAACGCCTCCGCCAGCGCACGGCTCGACCTGGAAATCCACTGGGGACCGCGGGACGACTGGTTCACCGACGAGGCGCGCCGCACCTTCGTCACGGCGACCTGGCTGGTCAGCACCGAAGTCAACCGCATCGCCGCACGCTTGACCGGCCCGCGCCTCGACCAGCGCCGCCACGACCAGCTTCCGACGGAAGGCGTCCATCCCGGCTCGATCCAGGTGCCGCCATCCGGGCAGCCGCTCGTCTTCCTCGCCAACCATCCGCCCACCGGGGGGTATCCGGTAATCGGTGTAGTGTCGGAGCCCGATCTCGGGCGGATGGCCCAAGCCGCTCCCGGAACAATGGTGACGATGCGCGTGGCCCGACCACGTACCGACCTGACCGGACGAGCCAGAAGGGGGTTCAGGTGA
- a CDS encoding MurR/RpiR family transcriptional regulator yields MNNGADSLPERVRVRYDQLSKSQRKIARFCISHAAEAGSLTAMRIAEKLGVSESTVVRFAIKIGYDGFPRMQDALREELRGAPTPSGEHTERDTHDVALESLRNDLDALQQSIDEIDLSALTRATTALGQATNVFVCGFRTSFSLAYQAYFHLRKVRPSVRLLGDIGGTLVDDLEMIEPGDAVLAFTFPVYDDRTIQVANRAVSVGASCVVVTDSALAPLPIDPLLHPLMVRHDSLSFFNSTVAATALLNSIIVRLAEARSRQEPSFERTLSKSFHIKGNL; encoded by the coding sequence GTGAACAACGGGGCAGACTCTCTTCCGGAGCGGGTCAGGGTTCGCTACGACCAGCTGAGCAAGAGCCAGCGCAAGATCGCGCGCTTCTGCATCTCCCACGCAGCTGAGGCGGGTTCCCTGACCGCGATGCGGATCGCCGAGAAACTGGGCGTCAGCGAGTCGACCGTGGTCCGGTTCGCGATCAAGATCGGCTACGACGGCTTCCCGCGGATGCAGGACGCGCTCCGGGAAGAACTTCGCGGCGCGCCAACGCCATCCGGCGAGCACACGGAGCGCGACACCCACGACGTCGCGCTGGAGTCGTTGCGCAACGACCTGGACGCGCTGCAGCAATCCATCGACGAGATCGACCTCTCCGCGCTGACGCGCGCGACCACCGCACTCGGGCAGGCCACCAACGTCTTCGTCTGCGGGTTCCGCACCTCGTTCAGCCTTGCCTACCAGGCCTACTTCCACCTCAGGAAGGTGCGCCCCTCGGTGCGCCTGCTAGGCGACATCGGCGGCACGCTGGTCGACGACCTCGAAATGATCGAACCCGGCGACGCCGTCCTAGCGTTCACCTTCCCCGTCTACGACGACCGCACGATCCAGGTCGCCAACCGGGCCGTATCCGTCGGCGCCTCCTGCGTCGTCGTCACCGACAGCGCGCTGGCACCGCTGCCGATCGACCCGCTCCTGCACCCCCTGATGGTGCGCCACGACAGCTTGAGCTTCTTCAACTCCACGGTCGCCGCCACCGCACTGCTCAACTCGATCATCGTGCGCCTGGCGGAAGCCCGCAGCCGGCAAGAGCCCTCGTTTGAAAGGACCTTGTCGAAATCCTTCCACATCAAGGGAAACCTGTGA
- a CDS encoding RidA family protein, with protein MSNKAMQAVATPDAPAPAGTYSQAVTAGGFVFISGQTPRLPDGTRLTRSPFDVQARQALHNVEAVARSAGSSLRSATMVTVYLRNPDNRARFDEIYRDFVADPPPARAIVQSDLFGMELEISAVLLATPPPPPETGEGDSFHRPFFVRPVAEAGGED; from the coding sequence GTGAGCAACAAAGCCATGCAAGCCGTCGCCACGCCCGACGCCCCGGCACCGGCCGGAACCTACTCGCAGGCGGTCACAGCCGGAGGCTTCGTCTTCATCTCCGGGCAGACACCACGACTTCCCGACGGCACCCGCCTCACCCGCTCCCCGTTCGACGTCCAGGCCCGGCAGGCGTTGCACAACGTGGAGGCGGTGGCCCGGTCGGCGGGCAGCTCCCTGCGGAGCGCGACCATGGTCACCGTCTACTTGCGGAACCCCGACAACCGGGCGCGATTCGACGAGATCTACCGCGACTTCGTCGCCGACCCGCCCCCGGCCCGCGCCATCGTCCAATCCGACCTGTTCGGCATGGAACTGGAGATCTCGGCGGTACTACTGGCCACCCCACCGCCGCCCCCCGAAACCGGCGAAGGCGACAGTTTCCATCGACCGTTTTTCGTGCGCCCAGTGGCGGAGGCGGGCGGAGAGGATTAG
- a CDS encoding type I-E CRISPR-associated endoribonuclease Cas2: MLRGRAVVLVGQAVLVEPANNEQGWTVRTAGRDRWPTVDYDGLILSARLRHWAHEKRSMETVAFAGFGGRRWGGQ; the protein is encoded by the coding sequence GTGCTCCGCGGCCGGGCGGTAGTCCTCGTCGGACAAGCCGTTCTGGTCGAACCCGCGAACAACGAACAAGGCTGGACCGTCCGCACCGCCGGACGTGACCGATGGCCCACCGTCGACTACGACGGACTAATCCTCTCCGCCCGCCTCCGCCACTGGGCGCACGAAAAACGGTCGATGGAAACTGTCGCCTTCGCCGGTTTCGGGGGGCGGCGGTGGGGTGGCCAGTAG
- a CDS encoding carboxymuconolactone decarboxylase family protein → MFVVRGFDQNGLSDEDYRPAAEHFDRTQLVRLVWTVSLINTDNRLAVTMVPC, encoded by the coding sequence TTGTTCGTTGTTCGCGGGTTCGACCAGAACGGCTTGTCCGACGAGGACTACCGCCCGGCCGCGGAGCACTTCGACCGAACTCAGCTCGTTCGTCTGGTGTGGACGGTATCCTTGATCAACACTGACAACCGGCTGGCCGTCACGATGGTGCCCTGCTGA
- a CDS encoding GntR family transcriptional regulator: MGRRQRTQMERAYAEIKARYMTLRLAPGEWVDDMQLSQELGLSRTPLREALFLLASEGLIKAQAGGGFTVRPLDIAGISSLFEAHIVTAKAIARLVAIRALPEEITELREADALVNDGIRRRSAPDIAEANAALHNLEARIARNEYLSALAARIYDEGQRLGYLAFGGAEDWNASRLDDHFTRVSHDHSALIDAYQDRDPEKAETVAVSHVRLFRERILTYIASSGADEVDLGGDVMTSVHLTTEDLQRAIADGKRREANA, encoded by the coding sequence ATGGGACGGCGGCAGCGAACGCAGATGGAACGGGCCTATGCAGAGATCAAAGCGCGATACATGACGCTGCGCCTCGCCCCCGGCGAGTGGGTCGACGACATGCAGCTGAGCCAGGAGCTGGGGCTGAGCCGTACGCCGCTGCGCGAAGCGCTGTTCCTCCTCGCTTCCGAGGGGCTCATCAAGGCCCAGGCGGGTGGCGGCTTCACCGTGCGACCGCTGGACATCGCCGGCATCAGCAGCCTGTTCGAAGCGCACATCGTCACCGCGAAGGCGATCGCGAGACTGGTGGCCATTCGCGCTCTCCCCGAGGAAATCACCGAACTCCGCGAGGCCGATGCGCTGGTCAACGACGGGATCCGGCGACGGTCCGCGCCCGATATCGCCGAGGCCAACGCTGCGCTGCACAACCTGGAAGCCCGCATCGCGCGGAATGAGTACCTCTCGGCGCTCGCCGCCCGGATCTACGACGAGGGGCAGCGGCTGGGTTACCTCGCGTTCGGTGGCGCGGAGGACTGGAACGCCAGCCGCCTCGATGACCACTTCACGCGGGTCAGCCACGATCACTCCGCGCTCATCGACGCCTACCAGGACCGCGACCCGGAGAAGGCGGAAACCGTTGCGGTGAGCCATGTTCGCTTGTTCCGCGAGCGCATCCTCACCTACATCGCGTCCAGCGGCGCCGACGAGGTCGACCTCGGCGGCGACGTCATGACGTCGGTCCACCTCACCACCGAGGACCTGCAACGGGCCATCGCGGATGGGAAGCGGCGAGAAGCGAACGCCTGA
- a CDS encoding DUF5943 domain-containing protein translates to MQNSGARELPVTVEVDAETGRWSVDGLPMVLVPQHLLVNNLDAVERHVGRDSAAELFRGAGRRSARHWCAHEATRLGLSGAAIVRHYLDRLSRRGWGRFEIDELDPGHGVLQVRVAHSALLPVAGSTRSVDRACYLFEAWLEGALEYASEDPSRVAVREIQCAVNAKECVFTSN, encoded by the coding sequence ATGCAGAACTCCGGGGCACGTGAGCTGCCGGTAACGGTCGAGGTCGATGCCGAAACGGGCAGGTGGAGCGTCGACGGTCTGCCCATGGTGCTGGTGCCCCAGCACCTGCTCGTGAACAACCTGGATGCCGTGGAGCGGCACGTCGGCCGGGACTCCGCCGCCGAGCTGTTCCGCGGCGCTGGCCGCCGCTCGGCGCGACACTGGTGCGCCCACGAGGCCACGCGCCTCGGGCTGTCCGGAGCCGCGATCGTGCGGCACTACCTGGACCGCCTGAGCCGCCGCGGGTGGGGACGCTTCGAGATCGACGAACTTGACCCCGGCCACGGTGTGCTGCAGGTACGGGTGGCGCATTCCGCGCTGCTGCCGGTAGCGGGCTCGACGCGATCCGTCGACAGGGCCTGTTACCTGTTCGAGGCCTGGCTCGAGGGCGCGCTCGAGTACGCGTCGGAGGACCCTTCGCGCGTGGCGGTCCGCGAGATTCAGTGCGCTGTCAATGCTAAGGAGTGCGTCTTCACCAGCAACTGA